From a region of the Lactuca sativa cultivar Salinas chromosome 4, Lsat_Salinas_v11, whole genome shotgun sequence genome:
- the LOC128133698 gene encoding uncharacterized protein LOC128133698: MSSSKRPNKEKTPVRNTNTPVPSFDQPIFSPPYYHYGGMYPYFPQRPGQPQPQTPPLPQPDPDFNPFDFLSQPEFVQQTQTQPETVVSDSEPEFVTETQPTRAAPKRKEKAEAKCWEPLEALVLAQSWIDISEDATVGKDQKHDRFWIRVLHRFHKGMNRGEYRSKHQVYSKWGKMNKEVMLFNDLWNNMKRQWKSGESDEVILKKALKVYQKENLKTFKFLEVWNFLKDNRKWLSSKTSDQHIDSGSKHSRTSESDHTTSDARVQFDLNEDEPVPVSPPSRPLGRDKSKSKGKGKASDSDDLKEMGTDMKDIKERMDKILKIASERELRKQRESDMRILAMDTSNMTGAELEVVLAMKEEVKNRYMTRG; this comes from the coding sequence ATGTCATCTTCCAAACGACCTAATAAAGAAAAAACACCCGTCAGAAATACCAACACCCCAGTACCTTCGTTTGATCAACCGATATTCTCACCTCCGTATTACCACTACGGCGGTATGTATCCGTATTTTCCACAACGGCCAGGGCAACCACAACCACAaacaccaccactaccacaaccCGACCCGGATTttaatccatttgattttttGTCCCAACCCGAGTTTGTgcaacaaacacaaacacaaccaGAAACGGTCGTTTCTGATTCTGAACCGGAATTCGTTACAGAAACTCAGCCCACTCGAGCAGCGCctaaaagaaaagagaaggcgGAGGCTAAATGTTGGGAACCTTTGGAAGCGTTGGTGTTGGCACAATCTTGGATCGATATTTCAGAAGACGCGACGGTTGGAAAAGACCAAAAGCATGACCGCTTTTGGATTCGAGTTTTACACAGGTTCCATAAAGGAATGAACCGTGGAGAATACCGTTCAAAACATCAAGTGTACTCCAAATGGGGGAAGATGAACAAGGAAGTCATGTTGTTTAATGACTTGTGGAACAACATGAAACGTCAATGGAAAAGTGGAGAAAGTGATGAAGTCATTTTGAAGAAAGCCTTAAAAGTGTATCAAAAAGAAAATTTGAAGACTTTCAAGTTTCTTGAAGTTTGGAATTTTTTGAAAGATAACAGGAAATGGCTGAGTAGCAAAACATCTGACCAACATATCGACAGTGGGTCAAAACACAGCAGAACATCTGAGTCCGACCACACTACATCAGATGCTCGTGTTCAGTTTGATCTGAACGAAGATGAACCTGTTCCAGTTTCACCACCTTCCCGACCATTGGGAAGAGACAAATCAAAAAGCAAAGGCAAAGGCAAAGCGTCGGATTCAGATGATTTGAAAGAAATGGGAACCGACATGAAGGATATAAAAGAGAGAATGGACAAGATTTTGAAAATTGCTTCTGAAAGAGAGCTTCGGAAACAAAGGGAGAGCGACATGCGAATACTAGCAATGGACACGTCGAATATGACCGGGGCCGagcttgaagtggttttggcgatGAAGGAGGAAGTGAAAAACCGTTACATGACTCGTGGctaa